The genomic region GACAAGCTGAACACTTCTGTTCTACTGAAGAGATAATAATCCTTCCAGTGACCAGTGTGGTCAATATTCGATGCCGATTGAGCCTTCCTTTGATGATCTGTACACCATTACAGCGCCTGGACAGCGGCAAGATGGCTCTTCTTTCTCTTCTCAGCAGCAACTCACACTGTATGACCACAGACTCTGTGATCCCCAGTTGTTCCACAAACCAACCAATGAATCAAACATGCAATTTTCCGGTGTAGTCACCATTCCTGGAATGCACAATGTGAGTACCAACCTCGGACAAAACCACCTGCAGATTACCACAGGGGTTAGTCCAGACTACCAAAGGATCAGATCAAACAATGCTCTTCACCACATAAGCCAGATCCTGATGGAGGATGTGGATGAGAGGGTCGGCTCACATGAAGGTGGGGCCGCCCTTCAGGATGCCGAGAAGGCCTTCTACGATATTCTTCAGCAGGTATACCCACCTTCACTCGACTGGTCACCGCTACATAACAGCAGCGAAGCAGGAGGACCAAATGAGGGTAGCAGCAATTATCACAAAAGGCCTCGCAGAAGCAGTTTCACTAATGACATTTCCAGTCACAGCATGTTGCAGTCCTTGCCAGCCCCATTGAGTCCATATGGCTATGGCAGGAGCCTTTTACTTCCATATCAGTCTCTGGCAAACACTGGGAGGGCCTCAAGATTTGGTTCCCCTGCCTTGCAAACTAGAAGAGAAGCTGAGGATGCAAAGTGGTTCGATAAGATGGTGATCAATTTGGATGACGACAAGCTTTTCATTTCCATACTGACCACTGCTAAAGCAAAAAGAATAGTCGGGAAGAGCAAATATGCAATCTTTCAGATCACAGGCCACAGGAACAATCCATATATCCAGGACTTGGATACCAGGGAAGGGAGAAGTAAAAAGCATACCATCAGCTGCGAAATAAGCCGCAACGAGAAGTTGGACACCGTTCTGCTATGCTATGGTCTGGACTGTTTCATTGAAACAGCAAGGCTGAGAGACATGGCTGTAAAGGAAGTAAGTAAGGATGCACCGAAGGGTCAAAGCAAAGCAAATGCTCAACAGAAGTCTCAGGGTGGTACTAGGCAGCTCAAGAAAGAGGTGGTCGATCTCAGGACCCTCCTCATCCACTGTGCACAGGCTGTGGCAGCTGATGACCGTCTGTTGGCCAGTGAGCTCATCAAGAAGATAAGACAGCACTCCTCAAGAGATGGAGAGTGGTGCCAGAGACAGGCATTTTACTTTGTGAATGGCCTTGAGGCACGCCTGACTGGCACAGGGAGCCAGTTGTTCCACAAGATGCTGGCGAAGCGAGTAAGCGAAGACGTCGTGTtgaagatctacaacttttatcttGCAGTCTGCCCTTTCCACAGGGCATCATACACCTTTGCTAACCAAACTATTATGGAAACCTCGGTGGGGCAATCCAGGGTGCACATCGTTGATTTTGGTGTCTGCTATGGTTTTCAATGGCCATCGCTGATCCAGCTTTTCGGTGAGCAAGGAGTGACTCCAAGGCTTCGGATTACAGGTATAGAAGTGCCTCGGCCAGGTTTCAGCCCCTTGGAGAACATCGAGCGGGCAGGGAAACTGTTGGCTGACTATGCAAACATGTACAAGGTGCCCTTTCAGTATCAGGGCATTTACTCACGGTACGAAGATATTCAGATCGAAGATCTCAACATCGAGGAGGATGAAGTGCTTATAATCAACTGCATGTACCGGATGAAGAACCTCGGCGATGAGACAGTAGCCATGGATAGCGCAAGGGATAGGGTACTGAAGATAATGAGGAGGATGAACCCGAAGGTGTCTATTTTCGGCATTCTGAATGGATCATACAGTTCCCCCTTCTTCGTGACACGTTTCAAAGAGCTTCTGTTCCATTACTCCTCGCTGTTCGACATGCTTAATACCAATGTTTCACGGGATAATGAAGCGAGAAAGCTGTTAGAGGGTGGGCTCCTTGGGCGGGACATCTTAAACATAATAGCATGTGAGGGTGCTGACAGGACTGAGAGGCCAGAAACTTACCAGCAGTGGCAAGCAAGGTGCCTCAAGGCTGGGTTCGAGCAGCTTCCTCTCGATCCTGCCATCA from Zea mays cultivar B73 chromosome 6, Zm-B73-REFERENCE-NAM-5.0, whole genome shotgun sequence harbors:
- the LOC103631021 gene encoding scarecrow-like protein 9 yields the protein MPIEPSFDDLYTITAPGQRQDGSSFSSQQQLTLYDHRLCDPQLFHKPTNESNMQFSGVVTIPGMHNVSTNLGQNHLQITTGVSPDYQRIRSNNALHHISQILMEDVDERVGSHEGGAALQDAEKAFYDILQQVYPPSLDWSPLHNSSEAGGPNEGSSNYHKRPRRSSFTNDISSHSMLQSLPAPLSPYGYGRSLLLPYQSLANTGRASRFGSPALQTRREAEDAKWFDKMVINLDDDKLFISILTTAKAKRIVGKSKYAIFQITGHRNNPYIQDLDTREGRSKKHTISCEISRNEKLDTVLLCYGLDCFIETARLRDMAVKEVSKDAPKGQSKANAQQKSQGGTRQLKKEVVDLRTLLIHCAQAVAADDRLLASELIKKIRQHSSRDGEWCQRQAFYFVNGLEARLTGTGSQLFHKMLAKRVSEDVVLKIYNFYLAVCPFHRASYTFANQTIMETSVGQSRVHIVDFGVCYGFQWPSLIQLFGEQGVTPRLRITGIEVPRPGFSPLENIERAGKLLADYANMYKVPFQYQGIYSRYEDIQIEDLNIEEDEVLIINCMYRMKNLGDETVAMDSARDRVLKIMRRMNPKVSIFGILNGSYSSPFFVTRFKELLFHYSSLFDMLNTNVSRDNEARKLLEGGLLGRDILNIIACEGADRTERPETYQQWQARCLKAGFEQLPLDPAIMKSVLWMKKEIYHEDFVADEDNGWLLQGWKGRVLYALSKWKVN